From a region of the Sesamum indicum cultivar Zhongzhi No. 13 linkage group LG3, S_indicum_v1.0, whole genome shotgun sequence genome:
- the LOC110011693 gene encoding LOW QUALITY PROTEIN: mini zinc finger protein 2-like (The sequence of the model RefSeq protein was modified relative to this genomic sequence to represent the inferred CDS: deleted 2 bases in 1 codon) — protein MKKRQVVIRKEGSRSSSNQIIRTVRYAECQKNHAANIGGYAVDGCREFMAGGGGEEGTAAALSCAACGCHRNFHRREVESEVVSDNSSPS, from the exons ATGAAGAAGAGGCAAGTAGTGATCAGAAAAGAAGGATCCAGGAGTTCAAGTAATCAGATTATTCGGACGGTGAGATATGCCGAATGCCAGAAAAACCATGCAGCCAATATTGGAGGGTATGCGGTGGACGGCTGCCGGGAGTTCATGGCT GGGGGCGGGGGGGAGGAAGGGACTGCAGCCGCCCTTAGCTGTGCTGCCTGTGGCTGCCACCGGAATTTCCACCGGAGGGAGGTGGAAAGCGAAGTGGTTTCTGACAATTCGTCCCCTTCTTGA